The following coding sequences lie in one Caretta caretta isolate rCarCar2 chromosome 28, rCarCar1.hap1, whole genome shotgun sequence genomic window:
- the ACADVL gene encoding very long-chain specific acyl-CoA dehydrogenase, mitochondrial isoform X1, with protein sequence MQGARAAPGLCLRLLRQPPRGSGGALATTYPTPLNPCLYSTHAAEAVLDKAGAGTASQTVSKAKSILEESKSFAVGMFQGRMSTEQVFPYPTVLTEEQAQFLKELVGPVSRFFQEVNNPVANDSLERVEDRTMQGLKEMGAFGLQIPPELGGLGLSNTQYARLVEIVGLHDLGVGITLGAHQSIGFKGLLLYGTPQQKQKYLPQLATGETIAAFCLTEPSSGSDAASIRTTARPSPCGSYYTLDGGKIWISNGGLADLFTVFAKTPMKDEATGEVKEKITAFIVERAFGGVTHGPPEKKMGIKASNTAEVHFEGVQVPAENVLGPPGSGFKVAMNILNNGRFGMAAALAGTMRGVIGKAVEHAANRTQFGDKIHNFGAIQEKLARMAMLQYVTESMAYMISANMDQGAADFQTEAAISKIFGSEAAWTVTDECIQIMGGTGFMKDAGVERVMRDLRIFRIFEGTNDILRLFVALNGFQNAGNQLRGLQRALKSPIGNVGLLAREATLRLRRKAGWGSGLTLRDVVHPDLDPSAEQLVRGVDLFGATVEKLLLKYGKKIVDEQFVLKRVADGAIDLYAMVVLLSRASRSLAQAHPTAQHEKLLCETWCDEAYERLMATLSPLSTDSARHTFRQLRGISRAVVENGGVVSPNPLGF encoded by the exons ATGCAGGGAGCGAGAGCAGCCCCCGGGCTGTGCCTGCGACTCCTGCGCCAGCCCCCCCGcgg CTCCGGGGGGGCCCTGGCCACGACGTACCCCACCCCCCTGAACccctgtctgtacagcacccatGCTGCCGAG GCTGTGCTGGATAAGGCTGGAGCAGGGACGGCTTCCCAGACCGTCTCCAAGGCCAAGTCCATCCTGGAG gagtcAAAGTCTTTCGCTGTGGGGATGTTCCAGGGTCGGATGAGCACGGAGCAGGTGTTCCCCTACCCCACAG TGCTGACCGAGGAGCAGGCCCAGTTCCTGAAGGAGCTCGTTGGACCCGTTAGCCGTTTCTTCCAG gaGGTGAACAACCCGGTGGCAAACGACTCGCTGGAGCGGGTGGAGGACCGGACCATGCAGGGGTTGAAGGAGATGGGGGCCTTTGGGCTGCAGATCCCCCccgagctgggggggctggggctgagcaaCACCCAG tatGCCCGGCTGGTGGAGATTGTGGGGCTGCATGACCTGGGCGTGGGGATCACGCTGGGGGCCCATCAGTCTATCGGCTTCAAGGGGTTGCTGCTCTATGGGACGCCCCAGCAGAAGCAGAAATACCTGCCACAGCTGGCCACAG GAGAGACCATTGCTGCTTTCTGTCTGACGGAGCCGTCCAGTGGCTCGGATGCTGCCTCCATCCGCACCACAGCCCGGCCCAGCCCCTGTGGCTCCTACTACACCCTGGATGGGGGCAAGATCTGGATCAG TAACGGGGGGCTGGCTGACCTCTTCACCGTCTTCGCCAAGACCCCCATGAAGGACGAGGCAACGGGCGAGGTGAAGGAGAAGATCACGGCCTTCATCGTGGAGCGAGCGTTTGGGGGGGTCACCCA CGGCCCCCCCGAGAAGAAGATGGGGATCAAGGCGTCGAACACGGCCGAGGTGCACTTCGAGGGCGTGCAGGTTCCGGCAGAGAACGTGCTGGGGCCGCCGGGCTCCGGGTTCAAGGTGGCCATGAACATCCTCAACAACGGGCGGTTCGGCATGGCTGCCGCGCTGGCCGGGACCATGCGGGGCGTCATCGGCAAGGCC gTGGAGCATGCAGCCAATCGCACCCAGTTTGGGGACAAAATCCACAATTTTGGAGCCATCCAGGAGAAGTTGGCGCGTATGGCCATGCTGCAGTATGTCACTGAG TCCATGGCGTACATGATCAGCGCCAACATGGATCAAGGAGCGGCCGATTTCCAGACCGAGGCAGCCATCAGCAAAATCTTTGGCTCG GAAGCCGCCTGGACGGTGACGGACGAGTGTATCCAGATTATGGGGGGCACGGGGTTCATGAAG gACGCGGGCGTGGAGCGGGTGATGCGGGATCTCCGGATCTTCCGGATCTTCGAGGGAACCAACGACATCCTGCGGCTCTTCGTGGCCCTGAACGGCttccag aacGCCGGGAACCAGCTGCGGGGGCTGCAGCGAGCCCTGAAAAGCCCCATAGGGAACGTGGGGCTGCTGGCCCGGGAGGCGACCCTCCGCTTGCGCAG gaaagCCGGGTGGGGATCCGGGCTTACCCTGAGGGACGTGGTGCACCCCGACCTGGACCCCAGCGCCGAGCAG ctGGTGCGTGGGGTCGATCTCTTTGGTGCCACGGTGGAGAAGCTGCTGCTCAAATACGGCAAGAAAATCGTGG acgagCAGTTCGTGCTGAAGCGGGTCGCGGATGGGGCGATCGACCTCTACGCCATGGTGGTCCTGCTGTCCCG GGCGTCGCGCTCCCTGGCCCAggcccaccccactgcccagcacgAAAAGCTGCTGTGTGAGACCTGGTGTGACGAG GCCTACGAGCGCCTCATGGCCACCCTGAGCCCGCTCAGCACGGACAGCGCCCGGCACACCTTCCGGCAGCTGCGGGGCATCTCCCGGGCCGTGGTGGAGAACGGGGGTGTGGTCTCCCCCAACCCCTTGGGCTTCTGA
- the ACADVL gene encoding very long-chain specific acyl-CoA dehydrogenase, mitochondrial isoform X2: MQGARAAPGLCLRLLRQPPRGSGGALATTYPTPLNPCLYSTHAAEAVLDKAGAGTASQTVSKAKSILEESKSFAVGMFQGRMSTEQVFPYPTVLTEEQAQFLKELVGPVSRFFQEVNNPVANDSLERVEDRTMQGLKEMGAFGLQIPPELGGLGLSNTQYARLVEIVGLHDLGVGITLGAHQSIGFKGLLLYGTPQQKQKYLPQLATGETIAAFCLTEPSSGSDAASIRTTARPSPCGSYYTLDGGKIWISNGGLADLFTVFAKTPMKDEATGEVKEKITAFIVERAFGGVTHGPPEKKMGIKASNTAEVHFEGVQVPAENVLGPPGSGFKVAMNILNNGRFGMAAALAGTMRGVIGKAVEHAANRTQFGDKIHNFGAIQEKLARMAMLQYVTESMAYMISANMDQGAADFQTEAAISKIFGSEAAWTVTDECIQIMGGTGFMKDAGVERVMRDLRIFRIFEGTNDILRLFVALNGFQNAGNQLRGLQRALKSPIGNVGLLAREATLRLRRKAGWGSGLTLRDVVHPDLDPSAEQLVRGVDLFGATVEKLLLKYGKKIVGRRAPWPRPTPLPSTKSCCVRPGVTRPTSASWPP; encoded by the exons ATGCAGGGAGCGAGAGCAGCCCCCGGGCTGTGCCTGCGACTCCTGCGCCAGCCCCCCCGcgg CTCCGGGGGGGCCCTGGCCACGACGTACCCCACCCCCCTGAACccctgtctgtacagcacccatGCTGCCGAG GCTGTGCTGGATAAGGCTGGAGCAGGGACGGCTTCCCAGACCGTCTCCAAGGCCAAGTCCATCCTGGAG gagtcAAAGTCTTTCGCTGTGGGGATGTTCCAGGGTCGGATGAGCACGGAGCAGGTGTTCCCCTACCCCACAG TGCTGACCGAGGAGCAGGCCCAGTTCCTGAAGGAGCTCGTTGGACCCGTTAGCCGTTTCTTCCAG gaGGTGAACAACCCGGTGGCAAACGACTCGCTGGAGCGGGTGGAGGACCGGACCATGCAGGGGTTGAAGGAGATGGGGGCCTTTGGGCTGCAGATCCCCCccgagctgggggggctggggctgagcaaCACCCAG tatGCCCGGCTGGTGGAGATTGTGGGGCTGCATGACCTGGGCGTGGGGATCACGCTGGGGGCCCATCAGTCTATCGGCTTCAAGGGGTTGCTGCTCTATGGGACGCCCCAGCAGAAGCAGAAATACCTGCCACAGCTGGCCACAG GAGAGACCATTGCTGCTTTCTGTCTGACGGAGCCGTCCAGTGGCTCGGATGCTGCCTCCATCCGCACCACAGCCCGGCCCAGCCCCTGTGGCTCCTACTACACCCTGGATGGGGGCAAGATCTGGATCAG TAACGGGGGGCTGGCTGACCTCTTCACCGTCTTCGCCAAGACCCCCATGAAGGACGAGGCAACGGGCGAGGTGAAGGAGAAGATCACGGCCTTCATCGTGGAGCGAGCGTTTGGGGGGGTCACCCA CGGCCCCCCCGAGAAGAAGATGGGGATCAAGGCGTCGAACACGGCCGAGGTGCACTTCGAGGGCGTGCAGGTTCCGGCAGAGAACGTGCTGGGGCCGCCGGGCTCCGGGTTCAAGGTGGCCATGAACATCCTCAACAACGGGCGGTTCGGCATGGCTGCCGCGCTGGCCGGGACCATGCGGGGCGTCATCGGCAAGGCC gTGGAGCATGCAGCCAATCGCACCCAGTTTGGGGACAAAATCCACAATTTTGGAGCCATCCAGGAGAAGTTGGCGCGTATGGCCATGCTGCAGTATGTCACTGAG TCCATGGCGTACATGATCAGCGCCAACATGGATCAAGGAGCGGCCGATTTCCAGACCGAGGCAGCCATCAGCAAAATCTTTGGCTCG GAAGCCGCCTGGACGGTGACGGACGAGTGTATCCAGATTATGGGGGGCACGGGGTTCATGAAG gACGCGGGCGTGGAGCGGGTGATGCGGGATCTCCGGATCTTCCGGATCTTCGAGGGAACCAACGACATCCTGCGGCTCTTCGTGGCCCTGAACGGCttccag aacGCCGGGAACCAGCTGCGGGGGCTGCAGCGAGCCCTGAAAAGCCCCATAGGGAACGTGGGGCTGCTGGCCCGGGAGGCGACCCTCCGCTTGCGCAG gaaagCCGGGTGGGGATCCGGGCTTACCCTGAGGGACGTGGTGCACCCCGACCTGGACCCCAGCGCCGAGCAG ctGGTGCGTGGGGTCGATCTCTTTGGTGCCACGGTGGAGAAGCTGCTGCTCAAATACGGCAAGAAAATCGTGG GGCGTCGCGCTCCCTGGCCCAggcccaccccactgcccagcacgAAAAGCTGCTGTGTGAGACCTGGTGTGACGAG GCCTACGAGCGCCTCATGGCCACCCTGA
- the DVL2 gene encoding segment polarity protein dishevelled homolog DVL-2 codes for MAAAGAGGAGETKVIYHLDEEETPYLVKIPVPAERITLGHVKAALSRPGAKYFFKSMDQDFGVVKEEISDDNAKLPCFNGRVVSWLVSSETPQPEPVPTPAETRPEPSPPPPPLPPLPVERTSGIGDSRPPSFHPNISGSRENLEHETETESVVSLRRERPRRRESTEHGGGHRPNGQSRLERHLAGYESSSTLLTSEIETTSLCDSDDDDTMSRFSSSTEQSSASRLLKRHRRRRKQRPPRLERTSSFSSVTDSTMSLNIITVTLNMEKYNFLGISIVGQSNERGDGGIYIGSIMKGGAVAADGRIEPGDMLLQVNDINFENMSNDDAVRVLREIVHKPGPIVLTVAKCWDPSPQGYFTLPRNEPIQPIDPAAWVSHSAALTGAFAAYPGTTSMSTITSGSSVAETERFDDFNLSVHTDMASVTKAMASPESGLEVRDRMWLKITIPNAFLGSDVVDWLYHHVEGFQDRREARKYASNLLKAGFIRHTVNKITFSEQCYYVFGDLRGCENYMANLSLNDNDGSSGASDQDTLAPLPLPGATPWPLMPTFSYQYPAPHPYSPQPPPYHELSSYSYGMGSAGSQHSEGSRSSGSNRSDGGGGGRGKAKDEKAAPDSKSGSGSESEYSTRSSLRRAEPGGGAGGGGPAPAVGGAEAGGAPQRSHHSLVSSMRSHHSLHSYGPPGMPLPYNPMMVMMMPPGPPSAGPASVQPPGAPPVRDLASVPPELTASRQSFHMAMGNPSEFFVDVM; via the exons ATGGCGGCGGCCGGCGCGGGGGGGGCGGGCGAGACCAAGGTGATCTACCACCTGGACGAGGAGGAGACCCCCTACCTGGTGAAGATCCCGGTGCCCGCCGAGCGCATCACGCTGGGCCACGTCAAGGCGGCGCTGAGCCGGCCCGGCGCCAAGTACTTCTTCAAGAGCATGGACCAGGACTTCGG GGTTGTCAAGGAGGAGATTTCAGACGACAATGCGAAGCTGCCCTGTTTCAACGGGAGAGTCGTCTCCTGG cTGGTGTCTTCGGAGACCCCCCAGCCCGAGCCGGTGCCGACTCCCGCAGAGACCCGACCGGAGCCCtcgcccccgccgccccccctgcccccgctgcccGTGGAGAGGACCAGCGGCATCGGGGACTCCCGGCCCCCCTCCTTCCA CCCTAACATCTCGGGCAGCCGGGAGAACCTGGAGCACGAGACGGAGACGGAGTCGGTCGTGTCGCTGCGGAGGGAGAGGCCACGGCGCCGGGAGAGCACGGAGCATGGTG GCGGGCACCGGCCGAATGGGCAGTCGCGGCTGGAACGACACCTGGCCGGCTATGAGAGCTCGTCCACCCTGCTGACCAGTGAGATCGAGACCACCAGCCTATGCGACTCAGATGACGACGACACCATGAGCAG gttCAGCAGCTCCACAGAACAGAGCAGCGCCTCCCGCCTCCTCAAGCGCCACCGGAGGCGGCGGAAGCAGCGCCCCCCGCGCCTGGAGCGG ACGTCTTCCTTCAGCAGCGTCACCGACTCTACCATGTCACTCAACATCATCACGGTCACCCTCAACATGG AGAAGTACAACTTCCTGGGCATCTCCATCGTGGGGCAGAGCAACGAGCGGGGGGACGGAGGCATCTACATCGGCTCCATCATGAAGGGGGGGGCCGTGGCAGCTGACGGGCGCATTGAGccaggggacatgctgctgcag GTGAACGACATTAACTTTGAGAACATGAGCAACGACGATGCCGTCAGAGTCCTGAGGGAGATCGTCCACAAGCCGGG CCCGATcgtgctgacagtggccaaatgCTGGGACCCTTCCCCCCAGGGGTACTTCACGCTGCCCAGGA atgaGCCCATCCAACCCATCGACCCGGCTGCCTGGGTCTCCCACTCGGCCGCCCTGACCGGCGCCTTCGCCGCCTACCCCGGGACCACCTCCATGAGCACCATCACCTCCGGGAGCTCCGTCGCCGAGACCGAGC GCTTCGACGACTTCAATCTGTCGGTCCACACGGACATGGCGTCCGTCACCAAGGCCATGGCGTCCCCGGAGTCGGGGCTGGAGGTCCGCGACCGCATGTGGCTGAAAATCACCATTCCCAACGCCTTCCTGG gctcGGACGTGGTGGACTGGCTGTATCACCACGTCGAGGGCTTCCAGGACCGGCGGGAGGCGCGGAAATACGCCAGCAACCTGCTGAAAGCCGGCTTCATCCGGCACACGGTGAACAAGATCACGTTCTCCGAGCAATGCTACTATGTCTTTGGGGACCTGCGCGGCTGCGAGAACT ACATGGCCAACCTCTCCCTCAACGACAACGATGGCTCGAGCGGGGCCTCGGACCAGGACACGCTGGCCCCGCTCCCGCTGCCCGGGGCCACGCCCTGGCCCCTGATGCCCACCTTCTCCTACCAGTACCCGGCCCCGCACCCCtacagcccccagcccccgccctacCACGAGCTCTCCTCCTACAGCTACGGCATGGGCAGCGCCGGGAGCCAGCACAGCGAGG GGAGCCGGAGCAGCGGCTCCAACCGGAGCGACGGGGGCGGTGGGGGCCGGGGGAAGGCCAAGGACGAGAAGGCGGCCCCCGACTCCAAGTCGGGCAGCGGCAGCGAATCGGAGTACTCGACCCGCAGCAGCCTGCGGCGGGCGGAGCCGGGGGGCGGAGCCGGCGGGGGAGGCCCCGCCCCGGCAGTGGGCGGGGCCGAGGCGGGCGGGGCTCCTCAGCGCAGTCACCATAGCTTGGTGAGCAgcatgcggtcccaccactcccTCCACTCCTACGGGCCCCCCGGCATGCCCCTGCCCTACAACCCcatgatggtgatgatgatgccCCCCGGTCCCCCCAGCGCCGGCCCCGCCTCCGTGCAGCCCCCCGGCGCCCCCCCGGTCCGCGACCTGGCCTCGGTGCCCCCCGAGCTCACCGCCAGCCGCCAGTCCTTCCACATGGCCATGGGCAACCCCAGCGAGTTCTTCGTCGACGTCATGTGA